Below is a genomic region from Ziziphus jujuba cultivar Dongzao chromosome 7, ASM3175591v1.
cttcaaaaatattaagaatctatcaaaataattagtttcaatacaaatattttaaaaataaaaagagtaacTTGATCGTACAGACTATATATAAATGGAGATCTTAACATTCATTTCAAAAAATTGTGATATTAGAAGAGAAAAACTGGACTCAAATggaaatacataaaatatggcattaaaaagatttaaatcataaaaaaaaaaaattagaaaagtgAGAGCCtgaaagagatttttttttttttttttaatgcctaAGAGTGATCTATGCAAAAATAGTGATTTATGTAGACGATCAAAAAGAGTGATTTATGTAAGAGATAAACATTCCAACAAAAGATAATTAAGTGTTGCATTATAGAAAGTAATCAATTAGGTCCCCTTTCCTTTCTGAAttcaaaatacattaaaaaagtgCATATTAAACTGATTCATTAAGTTATTCAGTTTGTTTCTCTATgagaaaaaatacatttaaagttTTTACCAAAAGCTAAcaaacttataatatatatcatcCACTGTGTAACAATTGACACCATAGGAGACATTAGAATCCAGTAAATGTTAATTGCCACATGAACACTTGGTTACTTTCTCTAGATCAAgataataaatatgattaaacAAATCAAAGATGTGAAAATTGTATTATTGTGTATTTCTTTGAATGTAATACAGCAAGTATATATACATGAGAAACCGAACTATATAAGGAAGCTATAcaataaaatcaattacaatCCCATAATTATATCCTAACGTTAGATAAACATATATGGCTATTAATAATcctaacattaataatatatatatatatatatagttttaatgcAGTTAggatattttaatttcataaaattatgatatattcaaatcaataagaataaatcaatcattttaattttttttactgtaccatgaatttataaaataaaaatgttttgactagattattattttttttttgtacggCTGCAATGGAACTTACTCTGCCCGAGGAAAAATCTTGGGGGTGTGCTCCAAGTAGAAGTTACTAATGTCCTTAGCAGCATAGAGGGGTCGATTATCCTTGTTGGGAGCAGTGAGCATGGTGGTCACTCACCCACCTGTGCTTGTTCCAGCAATAACGTCAAAATAATCTGCGAGTCTTGCATTTGATCCATCCAACGCCTACGAAACcgagtttatatttatatatatttatatatatatatatatatatatgaattgacCACTATATAATCaaacatgaaaagaaaaaaaaaaaatatatatatatatatatatagtacctGAAGTTGGGATTCAAGAAAGGCTAAGAGAATGCCAGAAATTATGCCCCTAATGCAACCTTCATCAATACTCAAAATGGTAACCTTGGTTCCCTTAGGAACACTATAGCCATTTACTTTTGATCGAAAAGAACTTgctaaaattgaaagaaattgtaAGTGTGTGACGTCTTTTAGCTAAATATTAATTCCAATAAAATTCTATGATGCTGCAATAAACATAACCATGTGTAGGATATTTATAGGCTTCATTCTAGCTTTCTCGTATCCCTGTAACTTCGCAAAACCAGATTTTAGATCAATAATTTCATATCCTGTGAAAGGTCACGTTTATTTTACTTCAATGTGTTTAATCCAAGTCTTCAATTCTTCTTTCATTGCATGCAATAATTTAGGCCTTATTTTACACTGCTCGTGCTCAGACTTGGACATTTATTGGCTACTTGAAATAAATAgcatatttttaatgataaataacatCTTTTAAGATAAATGGTGAGTTTTATCCAACAACATTCTATAttcattctttttattctttttttttttctataaacatttaattgctctattttttttttttttgttttggtttgtatataaattatatttcaaatattatataatgacaTGAGAACTAGCTATATAAATTCAATGTGGAGAAATAAAATcgcttttattttaatattatattgatttaatttaatgttGTATATGTTTCCATGTTACATGCCACtaattatatgatatttaaaaaataattcgtATAAAAAAACTGttattaaaaaacttttttaaaatttcactttttatttcatGCTATTTATCATAAAGTATACAATCTTTATTTTAGTTCCGTGGCAAGAATACAATCTCTAACGATCTCTCCTTGTCTATGTGTCTCTCATGAAAAATAGAAAGCAAGACCAATTTAACTTCCAAAACTAGCCCGGCAATCAATGTTTTTCACTTTGATAGTACAAATTTGAAGCTTGTATCATGTATATGAAAAATTTTTCTGTACACAATGTATACCAAGGTGGAATCCAAAATGGTGCACatgaccaataaaaaaataccatatatatatattatcatattttaatcattttaaaaaatctacatAACCTTCCTTCATATAATAAACGTCATTTAATTTCTATtacccttttcattttttttcatttttttaatttctttttctcctcTTCCACTTTCTTTCACTTCAGTTCATCATTTGCCCCAAAAAATCAAAGATTTCCATTCCCCACCATTTTAGATCGTCTTATCTGAATTTCCCTCCTAACATCCTTAACATCCTTGTTCGTCACAAGCTTCCTTCTGGCGATAGACTTGCATGCATACTTTTTACCCGTCGCCTTCTATGTACAAAGATGGGTGATCCCAAATTGGCCCCTTCCTAGTTCTTTATCGAGGGTGTAAATAGAGGACAACTGGATGTAAATAAAGGACAGCTTGATGCCTGTTTGTATAAGCAGTAGTCTTCTTGGCAGAGCTGATTCAATAGATATGGAGCGGAGGTCTCTTCGCCAAAAGAGAGAGGGCAAGAAGTGTTGTATTTGAGGAGTATAAATAgtatttagattttttgaagTTTGGCAAAGTTATAAACTTTGAGAAGGGtggactttttttgtttttttttaatccctttTTGGAGAAGAGGGAACTCTCTATTTGAGCCCTGGTGGTTTTGGCGTTGATGGGGTTGGATTGAACGATTCTTGGTTTCTCTTGGTTAAATTTTGGAACTGATGATATGTTGAATCAAAGGAGGAGGATAAGATTGGGATGTCTTGGAATTTGGACTATTTGGAGAAAGAGAGTCCCATTTGGAAGAGATGGAATGGCttgtcaaaggaaaaaaaaaaaaaaaagcaagcgaTCGAGagcaagagagaaagagattggAATATCAATGAAAAAGGGCAGaatttgaaaaccctaagtagAGGACATTAAGATTTTGCCTAGCATGATCTAGAGAGACAGCGAACGATTGATGTAGATGAGAAAAGATCAAATATGGCGGGAATAACAGAGGATTCTATGTGAAACATAAATGgaagaggagaaaaaaataataaaaaagaatattgccGATGAGTGAAACATAAATGAaagaggagaaaaaataaaataaataaaagggataACTGAGAGTAAACGGTGTTTATGATATAAAAAAAGTTGATGTGgactttttaaaatgattaggaTATGATAGTATATATGGTATATTTTTAATGGTCATGTGTGCCAACGTGGATTCCACCCTGATATACATTGTATATCGAAAAATttctccatgtatatatattctaaaagtTTAGGTGAACAAGTTGCAACTTTATTAGGAATTTTTGAATCCATGGCTTCACATATATGAGAGTGTTATATCATTACTAAGTTTTGTATCTAGTTTTTTGTTCagctaaaaaaaagttttgtatCTAGTTCTTCAAAACTTAAAAACTTTAATGCTTGTAACCTCATCATCTTTAATATTTCTTATGTcagcatatatattttaaaggaattatttCACAGCCAACCAAAATAAATTACGTTCACAGCCAATCAAAATCCTATATAGTAGAtagatcaataataaaataattcaccATCTCACTTATGAGATTCttttgtaatatatttaataaggcTTGCACATtagatttattgttattataatatattcaacAGCTCTGGGGTTGTCGCTTAGAAAGTTGGAAAGAACATTTATGTATAAACGACGttcacctttaaaaaaaaaaaatgtgaaactgAAAACTTTGTTTTCAGAATTAGGAATTGAAAGCATACAAGAGGAGCACTTATTGCcatcaaaagaaaatataaaaatataaaaatcataagtccacatatttttaaaaagaaaatatataatatataatttagaacAGCAACTTGGGAATAATCATAATTGAGTAGTactgaattaattattatttgctCTATGCTTCCTCAAAATGATCAAATAGGCAACCTTCATTGTTGGCAAGTCCACGCTACAACAGACTTCGAAGCTCATATCACACGAGAAAAAGCTCCTATGGAACAGTCGTAGGAATCCAGTCGGTACGACCCACCAACAAGAAGAAGCAACCagcatttatattaaattttgccACCTCTGCCtctctcaatttaaaaaagaaaaagcattttACTTTTTCTCTTGTCTATCCAGCCATGCACTGCACCcactttctcttccttctctgcTTTTtaacttcattttctttttgtcttcatcttctccacttgcaaatcaagaataattaatattatctaaACGAATAGTCTCGGGAGCAGTAAAcaatggtgaaaaaaaaaactccaaaacTTAAGAGTTTGACTGAAGGATTGTAAATAGAAACAGAGTTGCTCCTTCTTGAGGATCATATCTCCCTCTCTTCAATTGAAACCATTGaaggaaaattataaatatgaggaaaagtgggaaaaaaaaagaatagaaggAGAGCATAAGAAATTCCAAGTACAGCCATTGTAACATttttggagaagaaaaaaaaatacaagaaatatatattattgagtAAATAATTGAAGAGATTACATTAATACACATAGacaatctaaaaaaataaaataaaataaaatcagcaGCCCCCAACCTATCCAACGTCTTCGGCAGTGGGCTGGCAAATTTCACCGACCAATTCTTTCCGTACCTATAGTGGATCCCTCTTCTGTCATTAGATTTTTAGactaattttttgattttgactGGATGAGAGAAAATGGATGAATGCAGTCCTCCTACACAAAttccactttcttttcttttcttttcttttttaatacaatttttcaTTTCCCATTTTCAATCGCAAAAATCATAATTACGTTTTTTGTAGTTTTGTCTTCTTTCAAGGAAATGAAGATGTAAATCATTGTTGATTGAATAGGAGTTTTTTACTTGTTAGTTTCCTTTTGATGTCTTATCGCACTGTTATTTTAATTGTGATTGAATGTATATGTTTTGGCAAATTGCATTGGCAtgcattttataaataaaatatgttatttttttttttcaataaaatattttaacatttttaaaaccaatatataaatacacaatTCTGATATAGTtaagatattttgattttgtaaagTAATTGAACAGTTTAAATAAGTTATAATAAACCAATGTTAattgatttgaattttattataactttataaaatcaggatatcataaataaataattattatatatatatatatatatatatatatatataagtttaataTAGAGAGGTTTATATTCATTTCATAATATGAGAATTTAAcatctaatataattttgagaGAGTAGATTTTCCACCAGGGTAAACATAACACATCTAGCATATAGACATGTTTCATGAAAAAGTGTTAATTCTAGAAcaaaatttactattttaaaataatattcgaTATTAAATTTCTGTCGTACAAAATAAATCTATATTTTCTAgcttttttctaaattaatcgTGAGTCATCACAGAGGTGttaaatgattttaattatctttttcatAAGCAGATGTTAGATGATTTCTTATTAaccttctttttaaaaaaattaaaaaaatttacgaCTAGGAATATTCTATTTCCGATGTTTTGCACATACGACAAGAAAAAGGTAGCATACATACGatttgcatttttaaattaaatggatGTTATTACCTCTTCATAGTATTCAAGATAAAAGTCTCTTTTAAGTAAAATGCTTGCCGAGAATAAAGTAGTTCATCTTTAGGTAAAAATATTGAGGTAAAAGTACTACATTCttttcaagccaaaaaaaaaagaaaacgtaCTGCATTCTTGTTCAGCAAAGTACTACATTCTTGGTCGGAATGTATATGAgatgcctttttttcttttcttttttttcttttgcttttgggGTAGAGTCTTCAAATTAAGGAGGACACGAGCCCAGTCCAGATAGTTTGAGAATTTGGCCCATACTTTTTGCAGCCTActtaaaaatcattatttgtgttatttatatatacctaTATTTATAAACTATAATACTCAAGTCtcgttcttgtttttgtttttgtttttgttttgattttttgattttttgatttttttgatttttttatatgtctTTTTTGTTATGTTTCGGATTATCCCAAGTCAATCCTAATATAAAATTAGAGGCAAAATGCCTTGTTGTTACCGTGGCTGTATGTGAAAAAATGTCCCATatgtttagttttgaatgccAAGTATGCCGCAAAATGAGCTtgcaattataaaattatttgccACGCATCcgtatcatatatattataatattaaggGTGAAATATACTTTACCTATTTGAACTTTCACTTATTTGTCATTTTAccatctaaattaaaaattttgacacATTACAACCTatacaattgtttttttgtcattttactACAATTTGAAATGGCCGTTAAAAGAGAGTTGATGGAATGACCACGCATGCACTTCTCATGACCAAAACAGGGTCATTTGGTGGAAGAAAAAGTTGGTTTGGGAAGCAAAAACCATAGAAAAAACCTTCTATTCCTTCCTATCCTCTGCTCATTTTCACTTCAATTGCTGCACAAaggtttatcaaattttttaggtCTTGGTTTCATTGGAATTAACATGCCAGACGAGAGCAAAAATGGAGACTtaccaaaagtaaaaaaaaaaaaaattgagcaaATATGGTTGTCACTATCTTTCGCCAACCATTTTTTGTCCCTTTGTCTCTCTGGTTTTTTCCAAGTGCTAATAACAGTAATAAACCAGCAGCTGTAACTTGCTGACACTGTCTCTCCCCACCGATTTACACCCCACAACTCGCAgcttctatacatatatatatatattctatgcaGAAGAAATTGCGTTTTCTGTGTGTATCATTGattgtttaaattaatatgtaaatCCAACGGATTGATTTGGACTTGGCATTAGGCAGGCTCTTAGTATGATATCACCGTGTAATTATGAGCAGAGAAAcccaaacaaattttttattcgATCATATGCCGTTAGTTTTGGTATGAGACATGCACTTGTGGTCATTTCATCAACCCTTCCTAAACAACCATTTGGAATTATAGTAAAAttacaacaaaacaataatataaatagcAATGTACATTGTCAATTTTTAATTAAGCTAGTAAGGTGATAAATAGGTGAAAGTTCAAGCaggcaaaatatattttacctaaTATTGAGGAATTATAAAGCTCTGTCATACATATATTGTAATAATAAGGAATTTCTTTTACCTGGAAATGTTTTCCTGTTTATACTCTCTGCATTATTTTTCTATGGCATTAACACAATCTTTCTCTTAAGATGATATTAACTTATAGAATGTTAATTTTATGCGAAAATATTATACAATTTTGTTCTTTTGGACGAGAAtagttgttatatatatatcagttatTATGATAAAATCGCAAAATTGagaattaacatatatatatatatatatatagttgacaTACATGTGATGGCATGTTCGGAGCCACCGGGGATTGTAGCATTTATACAATTATTTTGTTGAATCatggttattaatttaaatgttgtTATGTGTCACAttgcaaatataaaaattttcaaacaaactaataaaataaacaaatcttAAAGTATATAgctaaaataaattatacattaaTCGATAACCAAAAACAATACAAGGCGTCAACGCACGACTTCAATCTTCAAGATTTGAAAAGCAACGTAAAAGAAACAACGAGAAGTGGCAATCAATCaaaacatttcatttttttattttttattttttatttttttttgttttttattattattattgtctgaGTTTCCTTTCTTCGGAGAGTTGTTGGGCAAAACGGGCAAGAGCTTCAGCATTAGTGCCTTCTCCTTCAATTGCCTCATATTTgccagtttccaaatttacccTCGAAACCGGTTTCTTCAACAGTGTCTCACCAATCTCCACAAGCCTTTTTAGATTCTTCTCCGTCGCAATGTCAAGTGACGCATCATCACCGGTCAACGTGTCAtcctatcatttttttaatataataataatatatgttaaaattaagaaattaaacaaaatacgaattaaaaaaataattaaaaaaaaaaaaaagacctgaATACGGAGGTAATTTTTCTTGCTGTTGAAGGACTGGAAGAGAGTGGAGACATGGATATCGACCATATCAGAGCTTGCATCGAAGTAAACGTCTAAAATGGGTGTCTTTCCTTCATCAAACAGCCAACCAAGCAAACCCCATTCGGCAGCCTTCTTTGCGTTGAATTTCTCCTCAAGCTTCGGTGCTCCAGTTCCCAATGATAATACCAGCATTCTTTTGCTGTCCATCGGCGCCAAGTCTGGGAATTGTGTGCTGTAGTTCATCGTAATTTCCTTCGAAATTTCGCTGATCGCCATCAttgtctttttcattttcacaaaattaaattcagtcactccacatatatatatatatacatacaaaaaaaacaaaaaaagttcaacacccaaaaaaaactgaatttcgaaaaaaaatatatttatatatgagttACCGGATTATTTGCGGCGACTCCACCGTCGATGAGATCGAAAGTGTGAGGCTTTCCGTGAATGTCTTTGGTCTCGAAGTAGTATGCGGGAAGAAAAGTCGGAGCTGCCGAGGTTCCGATGCAGACATCTGAAAGCAGAGCATCTTTTGCTGGATTTCTTTTTGCCTGTTTtacaacaaaatttatttggttactgtttgtttttgtataataaattaaattattaatttagtaccaaagatttttttttttttaaattaaatttccatcAACTTATATACCTCGTTGGAAGTGAAAATCACAGGCTGGAGGCGTTTGATATCGAAAGTAGGAATGAGAACATTTGTAAGGGTCTGTTTAACAGTGAGGTTGCCGACCAGGTTCTTTGTTAGCGAATGCAGGTACTTGCCGTCGTATTTTGGTCCCGAGCTCAAGAAACTTGTTATCTTTGTCAGGAAACTGTTCCGACTGAGTCCCCATAAACACCCACCCcagaaatttcttttaataaagaTTATATTTTTGCAGATTGAAATTCACAGACTAAATTAAGCTATTAATTTTctcaaagtaattttttttttttttttttttttaagatagatGTACGGCTGCAATATTGGAACTTACTTTTTCTGAGGAAAAATCTTGGGGCAGTGTTCTAAGTAGAAGTTGTTGATGTCTTTTGCCGCATACAAGGGTCGGTTATCTTTGTTTGGAGCAGCAAGCATGGTGGTCACCAACCCACCTGTGCTTGTTCCAGCAATAACGTCGAAATAATCTGCAAGTCTTGCATTTGGTCCATCCAACGCCTACAAAACCAAGCagtacacatatacatataaatcgACCACTTAATATAATCAgacatgaaaaatattatatatatatacaaacctGAAGTTTGGATTCAAGAAAGTCCAAGAGAGTGCCAGGAATTATGCCCCTAATGCCACCTCCATCAATACTCAAAACAGTAACCTTGCTTCCCTTTGGAAAACTACCCATTTGATTTTTGATTGAAAAGAACTTgctgaaatttaaataaattgaaagtgATGGTgtcttttttatcaaattaattcccAATAAATCACTATGATGCGAATAAACGTAACCATTTGTAGAATATTTATAGGCTGCATTAATATTCTAGATTTCTCATATCCATGTACCTTCGcatgaaattaataatttcacatgCTGTGGAAGTCCcacgtttattttattttattttaatttgatcgGTCCAGGTCTTCAGTTCTTCTTTGATGGCATGGAATTATTTAGTCCCTATCTAACCATGCGTATGCGCAGCCTGAGACATTTATTGGCTAGTAGCCActtggaaaatatttttgtattttttctagATCTGACCATCTCCTCCTTATCTATATGTCCTTCATGAAAAAAAAGACGCAAGACCAATTCAATTTCCAAGAAACCAGCCCGGCCTGTATTCATTGTTTTTCAGCTATAATTTGAAGGATTTATCACATATATCATAAACCACAAGTTGCACCTTTAATACTTGAGATTTTTAAGATAGAAGCAAAACTAAAAAGTTGTTATAACAACATGTGAGCTAGTGTCCAACAACTTAAGTTATTCATTATTAAATacgtaataatatttatatatattttatatattttattttattgcaataTGATGTTgcacataattatatataattaaaaaataatagtaataaaatttacatttaaaatgttataatcgtacatataatacatttttttccatttttgctaATAATCATACATATAATACTTTCTCATATGTAATAGATAAATAACTAATAACCATCTAACTTGAGAGATTCGTTGTGTATTTAATAAGACAAGCACATTGTATTTATTGTACATTAGAACATGTCTAATAGGTATCAAGGAACATTTATCTCCAAACGACTTTaatcttaataaaaaataaaaaaataaaaaataaaggataaagGACTTTAATCTTGGAAAGTGTGAAAGTAAACTTTATTTCAGATTTACCAATTAAAAGCATACAAGCGGACCACTAactagattttttcttttttctttttggaaaacGGAACACTTATCGTCACcaaaagtaaatttaaaaatataaaatatcacatgtcctccatttttttttttttttttgaaaaaaattatataatgcaTAATATAGAACAGTAATTTGGGGGTAATcacattaattattataatatgctTTCTGAAATGATCAAATAGGACAGCTTCATTGTTTGGCGAGTCAACAGACTTTGAAGTTCAAATCAGACGCCCAAACGCTCCAATCAGCAGCCCCCTAACCAAAAGCTCGCAAATTTC
It encodes:
- the LOC107424763 gene encoding patatin-like protein 2, translating into MGSFPKGSKVTVLSIDGGGIRGIIPGTLLDFLESKLQALDGPNARLADYFDVIAGTSTGGLVTTMLAAPNKDNRPLYAAKDINNFYLEHCPKIFPQKNRNSFLTKITSFLSSGPKYDGKYLHSLTKNLVGNLTVKQTLTNVLIPTFDIKRLQPVIFTSNEAKRNPAKDALLSDVCIGTSAAPTFLPAYYFETKDIHGKPHTFDLIDGGVAANNPTMMAISEISKEITMNYSTQFPDLAPMDSKRMLVLSLGTGAPKLEEKFNAKKAAEWGLLGWLFDEGKTPILDVYFDASSDMVDIHVSTLFQSFNSKKNYLRIQDDTLTGDDASLDIATEKNLKRLVEIGETLLKKPVSRVNLETGKYEAIEGEGTNAEALARFAQQLSEERKLRQ